The following coding sequences lie in one Flavobacterium sediminis genomic window:
- a CDS encoding ABC transporter ATP-binding protein, whose translation MEKTIIKIEELKRSFVMGDETVHALKGISFAIKEGEFVTIMGSSGSGKSTMLNILGCLDQPTLGTYEIDGVSVKELSKNKLAGIRNEKIGFIFQSYNLLPRTTSIENVELPLFYNNEVTSTERKEKAIEALKLVGLSERLYHTPAQLSGGQQQRVAIARSLVNNPVVILADEATGNLDTKTSYEIMALFQKLNKQGKTIVFVTHEPDIAAFSSRTIVLKDGNIIKDELNNNVLSAAEALVNIKKTED comes from the coding sequence ATGGAAAAAACAATCATAAAAATAGAAGAACTTAAACGCTCTTTTGTGATGGGAGATGAAACCGTCCATGCGTTAAAAGGGATATCATTTGCTATAAAAGAAGGGGAGTTTGTAACCATTATGGGATCCAGTGGTTCCGGAAAAAGCACCATGTTGAATATTCTGGGGTGTTTAGACCAACCAACATTAGGGACGTATGAAATAGACGGAGTCTCTGTAAAAGAGTTAAGTAAGAATAAACTGGCCGGAATTAGAAATGAAAAGATCGGATTTATTTTTCAATCGTATAATCTTTTACCCAGAACAACGTCAATAGAAAATGTTGAATTGCCTTTGTTTTACAATAATGAGGTTACATCTACAGAGCGAAAAGAAAAAGCAATTGAAGCCTTAAAATTAGTAGGACTGTCAGAACGTTTATACCATACTCCGGCTCAGCTATCAGGAGGGCAGCAACAAAGAGTTGCGATTGCAAGGTCACTGGTTAATAATCCGGTGGTTATTCTGGCAGATGAGGCAACAGGGAATTTGGACACAAAAACATCTTATGAGATCATGGCACTATTTCAGAAACTGAACAAGCAGGGTAAAACAATAGTTTTTGTAACACACGAACCTGATATCGCTGCTTTTAGTTCGAGAACAATAGTGCTTAAGGATGGAAACATTATTAAAGACGAATTAAATAATAATGTTCTGTCAGCAGCAGAAGCTTTAGTAAACATTAAAAAGACAGAAGACTAA
- a CDS encoding ABC transporter permease gives MRLLNLFKIAWKAIVLNKVRTFLTMLGIIIGVGSVIAMLAIGEGSKESIKTQISSMGSNMITIRPGADMRGGVRMDPSEMQSLTLSDFNVLKATAQNITAISPLVNGSGQAINGSNNWPTSIYGISPDYLTIKVWDLSSGSIFTNAEVKSAAKVAVVGQTVVSNLFPNGDDPVGKTIRYNNIPLKIIGVLEKKGENTFGQDQDDVILAPFTTVQKRILAIDYLQSVVASAKSENDAPAAVEEISEILRKQHKISVGDDDDFNVFSMEELISTFSSTSEMLTVLLVAIASISLLVGGIGIMNIMYVSVKERTREIGLRMAVGAKEADILMQFLIEAMMISITGGLIGVFLGLTSTIFIEKVLNWPTAVTSYSVIISFIVCAITGIFFGWYPARKAAALEPISALRYE, from the coding sequence ATGAGACTTTTAAATTTATTTAAAATAGCATGGAAAGCCATAGTGCTTAATAAGGTCAGAACATTCCTTACAATGTTAGGAATTATTATAGGGGTAGGGTCTGTTATAGCCATGTTAGCCATTGGAGAAGGTTCAAAAGAAAGTATCAAGACACAAATTTCCAGTATGGGATCTAATATGATAACCATTCGTCCGGGAGCAGATATGAGAGGAGGAGTGAGAATGGATCCGAGTGAAATGCAGTCATTGACGCTAAGTGATTTTAATGTGTTAAAAGCAACGGCACAAAATATCACCGCTATATCTCCTTTAGTTAACGGAAGCGGACAGGCAATTAACGGTTCAAATAACTGGCCGACCTCTATTTACGGAATTTCCCCCGATTACCTCACTATTAAGGTATGGGATCTTAGCTCGGGGAGTATTTTTACGAATGCAGAGGTCAAATCAGCGGCCAAGGTAGCTGTTGTGGGGCAAACAGTTGTGTCTAATCTTTTTCCGAATGGAGACGATCCGGTAGGAAAAACAATCCGGTATAACAATATTCCGCTTAAAATTATAGGGGTATTAGAAAAAAAAGGAGAAAATACCTTCGGACAGGATCAGGATGATGTTATTTTAGCACCATTTACAACAGTACAAAAACGTATTTTAGCGATCGATTATTTACAGTCAGTTGTAGCTTCCGCAAAGAGCGAGAATGATGCTCCGGCAGCAGTGGAAGAAATTTCAGAGATATTAAGAAAACAGCATAAGATATCAGTAGGAGACGACGATGATTTTAATGTCTTTTCAATGGAAGAATTGATATCAACATTCAGTTCAACCAGCGAAATGCTTACAGTATTGTTAGTAGCTATTGCCAGTATATCCCTTCTGGTGGGAGGAATAGGAATTATGAATATTATGTACGTTTCCGTAAAAGAAAGGACCCGGGAAATAGGATTAAGAATGGCAGTAGGAGCCAAGGAAGCTGATATTTTGATGCAATTCCTTATCGAAGCTATGATGATCAGTATCACAGGAGGTCTTATAGGAGTTTTTTTAGGGTTAACGTCTACGATCTTTATAGAAAAAGTATTAAATTGGCCTACGGCAGTTACCAGCTATTCCGTGATAATATCTTTTATTGTATGTGCCATAACCGGTATCTTTTTCGGATGGTATCCGGCTCGTAAAGCAGCTGCTTTAGAACCGATATCCGCATTGAGATACGAATAA
- a CDS encoding efflux RND transporter periplasmic adaptor subunit, whose protein sequence is MNNKKIKWIALTGVTIIVLTLAYFLFSGNKESEIKAETVKAKKANVVSAVTATGTIEPITQVEVGTQVSGVVEKIYVDYNSEVKEGQLIAELDKTNLQAALVQAKASYDSALNEQNYLETIYKRQKTLFENNVISKSDYDEARYNYNNAKSAAIQKLSELQKAQTNLSYANIYSPIDGVVLSRDVDEGQTVAASYSTPTLFTIAKDLKEMQVEADVDEADIGQVKEGQRVTFTVDAYQDEEFSGKITQVRLNPTTTSNVVTYTVVIKAENPELKLKPGLTATISIYTLELQDVLTVEAKAVNFIPNEAYLEQFNGQSETVTGKRLKQSVADDENQTTLWVLENNQIVSRNVKLGASDGVNVQVLNNLLEGEDVVYGLKEVSGQEANTESSSAESPFMPKPPGKKK, encoded by the coding sequence ATGAACAATAAAAAAATAAAATGGATAGCCTTAACAGGAGTTACTATTATAGTTCTTACACTGGCTTATTTTCTCTTTTCGGGAAATAAAGAGTCTGAGATTAAGGCAGAAACGGTAAAAGCTAAAAAAGCAAATGTTGTATCTGCTGTTACGGCAACGGGAACAATAGAACCGATCACTCAGGTAGAAGTAGGGACACAGGTTTCCGGAGTAGTAGAAAAGATCTATGTTGATTATAATAGCGAAGTAAAAGAAGGACAATTGATAGCCGAATTGGATAAAACCAATCTGCAGGCAGCACTTGTTCAGGCTAAGGCTTCTTATGACAGTGCTTTAAATGAACAAAATTATTTAGAGACTATTTATAAAAGACAAAAAACACTTTTTGAGAATAATGTGATCAGTAAGTCAGATTATGATGAAGCAAGATACAATTACAATAATGCAAAAAGTGCTGCTATACAAAAGTTATCGGAATTACAAAAAGCACAAACCAATTTGAGTTATGCAAATATCTATTCTCCTATAGACGGAGTTGTTCTGTCAAGAGATGTAGATGAGGGACAAACAGTAGCAGCAAGTTATAGTACCCCAACCTTGTTTACTATTGCTAAGGATCTTAAAGAAATGCAGGTTGAAGCCGATGTTGATGAAGCCGATATCGGACAGGTAAAAGAAGGGCAGAGAGTTACTTTTACGGTAGATGCTTATCAGGACGAAGAGTTTTCCGGAAAAATAACGCAGGTACGGCTAAATCCTACAACTACATCTAATGTAGTGACTTACACCGTTGTTATAAAAGCGGAAAATCCGGAATTAAAATTAAAACCGGGACTAACGGCAACTATTTCAATTTATACTTTAGAATTACAAGATGTATTAACTGTTGAAGCCAAGGCTGTTAATTTTATTCCGAATGAGGCTTATTTAGAGCAATTTAATGGACAAAGTGAAACAGTAACCGGTAAAAGGCTGAAACAATCAGTTGCGGATGATGAGAATCAAACAACATTATGGGTGTTGGAAAACAATCAAATTGTATCCCGAAATGTAAAATTAGGAGCAAGTGATGGCGTAAACGTACAGGTTTTAAATAATTTGTTAGAAGGAGAAGATGTTGTGTACGGATTAAAAGAGGTCAGCGGGCAAGAGGCAAATACAGAAAGTAGTAGTGCCGAAAGTCCTTTTATGCCAAAACCACCCGGAAAAAAGAAATAA
- a CDS encoding TolC family protein — MNTVKLIIALLFSVLTFGQDVAKKEKWTLEDCIQYAKEKNITIQSAALDQNSAEVNYSQSKSSRWPNLTGSASQSLSNGNTIDPITSDYVAQQIHSTSLGLNTSVTLFQGNQVNNQIKQNKFQVDQNSMYVKEAENNVVLSIVEAYMQALYSNDGVTIALKNLESSQKQMDVAKARFEAGSVAKKDYTDAVSQVATNKYSLIAAQNTYDLQLLTLKQLLELEPEDAFEIETTINNLVVNELPDKIEVYTNALAQMPEIQASKLGIAISEKDLDIAKGTFLPTLTLSGSLGSGYTSTQNLGFADQLDLNFNQRVGLSLSIPIFNRNQSKSQVQNAKISIEKSKIEYRTVQKELYKKIETAWQNAKASLEQTEQAIAAKEAAQESYTLAQKKYELNALSTSDLVVAQNTLTNAEQNYFQAKYLSILYTQLLQFYQSNEIKL; from the coding sequence ATGAATACTGTAAAATTAATAATTGCCTTACTTTTTTCGGTCTTGACGTTCGGACAGGATGTCGCGAAAAAAGAGAAGTGGACTTTGGAGGATTGTATTCAGTATGCAAAAGAAAAGAATATAACCATACAGTCTGCTGCGTTAGACCAGAATTCTGCTGAAGTAAATTATAGTCAGTCAAAATCATCCAGATGGCCTAATTTGACAGGTAGTGCTTCTCAAAGCTTATCAAATGGTAATACTATTGACCCTATTACCAGTGATTATGTTGCACAGCAAATCCACTCAACAAGTTTAGGATTGAATACCTCAGTAACATTGTTTCAGGGAAATCAGGTGAACAACCAGATCAAACAAAACAAGTTTCAGGTAGATCAGAATTCTATGTATGTAAAAGAAGCAGAGAATAATGTTGTTTTAAGTATTGTAGAAGCTTATATGCAGGCATTGTATAGTAATGACGGTGTGACTATTGCTTTAAAAAATCTAGAATCTTCTCAAAAACAGATGGACGTTGCAAAAGCGCGTTTTGAAGCAGGAAGTGTAGCCAAAAAAGATTATACAGATGCAGTATCGCAAGTAGCAACTAATAAGTATAGCCTTATTGCTGCACAAAACACTTATGATTTGCAATTACTGACATTAAAACAATTATTAGAGTTAGAGCCAGAGGATGCTTTTGAAATTGAAACAACCATAAATAATTTAGTAGTTAACGAATTGCCGGATAAAATAGAAGTCTATACTAATGCTTTAGCTCAAATGCCTGAAATTCAGGCTTCAAAGTTAGGGATTGCTATTTCGGAAAAAGATCTGGATATTGCAAAAGGAACTTTTTTACCGACACTTACTTTGTCAGGAAGTTTAGGTTCAGGATATACCAGTACACAGAATTTGGGCTTTGCCGATCAGCTCGATTTGAACTTTAATCAAAGGGTAGGCTTGTCTTTATCTATTCCTATTTTTAATAGAAATCAAAGCAAATCACAGGTTCAGAATGCAAAGATTAGTATTGAAAAATCAAAAATTGAATACCGGACTGTACAAAAAGAATTGTATAAGAAAATAGAAACGGCATGGCAAAATGCTAAAGCTTCCTTAGAGCAGACAGAGCAAGCCATAGCAGCAAAAGAAGCCGCTCAGGAATCGTATACATTAGCTCAAAAAAAATACGAGCTAAATGCACTTAGTACATCAGATCTAGTAGTGGCGCAAAATACACTGACAAATGCAGAACAGAATTATTTTCAGGCAAAATACCTAAGTATTCTATACACACAATTATTACAGTTTTACCAAAGCAATGAAATTAAACTTTAA